In the genome of Sander lucioperca isolate FBNREF2018 chromosome 18, SLUC_FBN_1.2, whole genome shotgun sequence, the window gggCTAAATTAGGTGGGATCGGATCAGTGCATGAACTCCACTACtttctgataccgataccagcgtttcaGGCAGTTTCGGAGGCTTTTCCGAGACTTTGTAATACCACCACTTAATAACTTCACCAACTCAGTAAAACCATGTCACCTCACCTGCTCATACCCAACCGCTGCATAGTTACACCCATTCAAAATTGAATACGTCTCAGCTGGTGGTGCGCTCACTCTAGCCCTGTATCGGTAACCCAAATCTAATGCCCAAAAGTATTGTGAGGGAACGCAAAAAGTAGCTCAGAAAACAAAATTCTACTGTGACATTTCAGGGGCGCCGTGCTGCAATGGCAAACTTAAGCTTATTGTTAATACTGTTGGTCTTAACATTTTTTGATTTATGGTTTTAGTAAGCGTACATAAactataaataaagaaaatagcaTAACCGTTAGGATTCTTTGCTCACAATAAGCATCTTTTTGCAGGACATCAGCGCCGTGGCCAAAGCTTGGGAGGACAGTCCATATCTGTTCATAGTGAAGGTGCAGCCTTTGTTCCGCGGCGTTGAGGATGACGACATCGGGGCAGAGCAGCTCAACTTTGCTTTCACAAGTGAGACACAGTTTCACTTCACAAGCTTTAGAATCGGTCATATTTACTCAGTGGATAAATaagtaaagacaaaaaaatcagATAATTGagaattctttctttctttctccagtGAAAGTTGAGATGAAGGGACAACATGACTACTCTTCTCCAGCAGACTGGCCCCTGATGATGGTATGtactataaattaaaaaagaaaagaaaaaaaaggcagggttttttttaagataaaaaaaaaaaaattcttaaacacaaattgtgttgtcacGACGGACTACATCAGTAACAGAAGTTGTATCAATAAGTGACAGTGCAGTCTGGGGTAAACAGACCTTTTGGCCATAATAGTTTTCCACATGAGACATACAgaatatttaacaaaaaaatctcAACACAAGATCCAACTTACTTATGGTTTCTGAAGCCTTTAATCAGATGTTGTGGCCCCTCTCCGGGGATGGAGTTGCTCAGTGgtgtggtgtttttttgtttacaatcTTATCTATAATGTTGTCATCCTGGGTGTCTATACTGTAATTAAATTATGTTGGTCTGTTCTGTACACACAATGTTTATTGCACGTCTGTCTTTCCGTATAGATTGTAAAGCCCCTCGAGCCATATATGAtgtgtgatattgggctatacaattaaattGACTTGAAGTTGACCGCTTCAGAAACAAGttaaagatatttgttttgtcAACGCTGACGcgtttctctccctctctcctgtcCGTCGCAGTTCTTCATGGTCATGTGCATTGTGTATGTGTTGTTCGGGGCTCTCTGGCTCTTCTGGTTTGCCTGCTATTGGAGGGATCTGCTGCGGATCCAGTTCTGGATCGGAGCTGTCATCATCCTCGGCATGCTGGAAAAAGCTGTATTTTACTCTGAATACCAGAGCATCCGTTACAAAGGAGACTACAGTCGGTTGATTTTATAATATCTGCTTGTctgtggaattttttttttctcttttcgcTTTACTTATAGTCTGATATAAACAtcgttttttgttgtttctctcttcacagttcaaggtgctGTGATCTTTGCTGAGCTGCTCTCTGCACTTAAAAGATCTCTAGCCCGAATCCTGGTCCTCATTGTCAGCCTTGGCTATGGCATTGTCAAGTAAGTTTACTAAGAAACTGACCTTTTTGTCATGTCTCAggaggattgggcatcgagaacctgtttgaacttggaatcgtttaaaaaaattacgattccaatggAATCGTTTATTttttggaatcgtttggaatccgattatcggttccaaattttaAGCCCAGTTTAGACCAAAGACTCACGActagacgagttgaaacttgcaacaaGCCGGTCTGCAGCATTCTAAAActtgccagttcacaccaatgcgaCGAGACGAGTGTATTATCTCCATAACAACGCCTCTTTGTACTTCCATTCTTACTTCcaacttttaggcttttttttgtagctggatacatcatttgttttaactaaatatgaatgtggataacgttagtgatattgagatgcttgctacagctgcatttctagtgatgaatcagcaaaaacatgttttatttctctgatctcCTGCTTTGTTTTAACGCCGCTGGGCGCTCCCCCACTCTCTAGGTCGCTTGACCATATAAAGTTAGCGTGCTTTCAGGCGGTCGTTGAGGCTCCGTCTAAAAttctgccatttcgaccagctgtttgcaacataaaaataaaatgggttatggataattttatttctgtagtttgtagctgacttctctattggctgttgaaacaggtgactgTCTGGACTgtctctggagactcgaccagctgagtcACAGCGAAACCATCAGCTGGTtcgagtcgagctgagacgggccggttcagacctcTGCAACTTTTTCCCTGAgacgttctaaaacggtttcgtctcgtcgcgaatctttggtctgaactggacgtAACGCGCAAGTTTTGGATCCCGCAGCGGCCACCGTGGATCCGGCAGGCGCTTGTTGCGTTACAGCCATGGAGCTCAGCAAGCGGCGCTCTAAAgtatggctttattttacgttaaAAAAGCCCAGCAAACTGTAACTCACCATTGAATCAATGTGCCCtgttatctgtgaaataagcatgtgacccgtttggactccacccctcaaagaatcggaatcgagaatcgataagaaccggaatcaaaaggaagactcgggattggaatcagaattgttaaaatcaaaacaatgcccAGTActgatctgttttttttatgtttaaaaaaaaaaaaatgaggagtCATTGTGCAAATTAAAAACCAGTGGACGACTTGCTGCTAATACTCTCATTTCAACCATTTCTTAGTATAATTGAAGAGTTTTGCCCTTCACTTGTTTAGGCCAAGGTTGGGTACCACAGTGCACCGGCTGGTAGCCGTTGGGCTTCTCTACCTGCTCTTCTCCTCCGTGGAAGGTGTGCTGAGAGTGACTGGCGTAAGTATAAACTCCAGCTAATAAACGGCTATCATTCTCAATATTTGGTTTAGCCTACTTGGAGCAACAGATGGACACAGTGCATTGCATTTATCTGtgactgcttcacaataaagGCCACCCTGTGTTTTGCCAGTtgaatgcttttattgtgaagcagcgGCAGTACAACATGTTTGTATGGAAATAACAGTAGCTAAGTAAAGTTGGATTCatatcatagactgttaatgtTAATGGACAAGGCACCTGGTTCGGCAAAGTGCTgaaaatgcggaagtgccttaaacctgcattctatttgaattccagcagggggcgagacgtgcggttgcaaaaggagttcggtttctgtagaagtctatgagaaagtgacccacttctcacctgatttattacctcagtaaacattttcataatgagtttatggtctcagtCGCTAGTTtgaagtcttctgcaacacagaatgatgttcatgttttgaattatggtctcgttgattttaaaatcggcgataaagcagggggtgttttagggcgtggctgtgatttgattgccagtgaaagtgtgtaacgtaacgtagagtgtaagggctcctccctcactcctccctctcgtctaaaatcgtcacatccacaaccaggatggctgcgcccgtaatggcaaactcgacgactcatagcagatctccacaaaccaatgggtgatgtcacacatgctctgtccattaatattatacagtctatgatttacCTGCATTGTTTCCTGTGaatcccttgtgtgtgtaataattataattattcataATTAGTAACAACAGCGAGGTTTTATTTCATGAAAAATCTCAAGGATAACGATTATAAGACGGCGCTCTGCACAGCTTCAACGTGTTAGCTTCAGATGGCCGCAAGAGGCAACTTTTTTGATCCTGTTGGGTGGctgcacaacacacaccaaTCTCTATCAACCAAACCACCCAGAGAGGATTAACTGTATCCCAAAATGTACAAAATAGATGAGAGAGGAAAAAGGTTTAACGCAGAGTGCAGCTTTCTCTGGAGGCTCCCTCTCGCTGCTGTTGAGGAGATCACTTCTGTTTCACTTGATTAATCATTTTCTTTGGTTACAGATGAATTTCATCCAGGAAAATGTAATGAGCAGCCTACTGCATTTCAACTATTGCAGATGAGGCATAAGCTGCTGCAGCCTCCACAGGCTGATTAAAGCTGATAGtggtggtatatatatatatattttttttttacataaaaatctTGCCTGGCGCAGCTTTCAAGGCAccctgtataaataaagttgatttGAGCGGAGAGAGAAGGTTACCCAGGCATTCAGTCTCTGGGAGGCAGACCAGTGATGATAATATGGAATGACGTATTTGATCCAAAGTGAAATTCAAAAGCAGCCAAAGACACTGCAGCAAGTTCATGGAAAGGCAACtttatacaaacaaacacaagataAAGAAGACCGTAAGAAGAATTGAGCCAGGTTGTGTAGTTTGGTGAGCGGatgtgttttgtgtggcagCTCTTCACCAGATCTTAACTCAAGCTGAtcttatgtttaaaaaaagcactGTGGCGTTGTGTGAAATCTGactcttgtttttcttttttcttccagGGTTTCTATGGGACCGTCGCCCTGGTGGCTAATCTCAGCCTCTCCCTTATTGACTCCTGCGTCATGTGGTGGATATCCTTTACCCAACCAACCAAAACGACTACTGACAGCTAATCAAGGATTTGCATTTGCAGTTGCGGATACAAGCTTTTGATTGTGGTTGCTTGAATGCATATAGAGTATGTTCTCCTTAATCTGCGTCTACATCTTCATCAGCCTGTCTCAAACCACGCGTCTCCTAAAGCTCCGCAGAAATGTTGTCAAACTCTCCTTGTATCAGCACTTCACCAACACGCTCATCTTCTCTGTTGTCGGTGAGTGGCAACTGCTCTGTGTCTCAGTTCAGAAACCGCTGCATCATTATGGTCAGAAAGAATGTAGTAGTGTAGGCGACATTTACgctactacgttttggtttaaaaacaaatatcttttgctacgttcaCGCCTCGTGTCCACACTACTCCGGCTTTCAgagcccctaaaacggagacatttagGAACACAGATGCcaccgttttggtttgaaaactccggcGGTTGCTTTGTAATCTGGACGGTCTCAAACGGAGACCTTCGGAAATGACGACGCACGTTAGTCAGTCTCATCTGTTAGGTCGGCTTACAGAGCTTTCAGTAACGGTTCCACCTCGTGGTCAGTCCAAGCAAATTAATCCCTGGTCTTACTTTtcaccattgttgttctttctccaaagtattacattttgtgtgtgtgtgtgtgtgtgtgtgtgtgtgtgtgtgtgtgtgtgtgtgtgtgtgtgtgaatggtcatgtgacATGCGTTGTcatatgtgtgtgaatggtcatgtgacATGCGTTGTCATATGTGTTAATATGGatgtgaatggtcatgtgacATGCGTTGTCATATGTGTTAATATGGatgtgaatggtcatgtgacATGCGTTGTCATATGTGTTAATATGGatgtgaatggtcatgtgacATGCGTTGTCATATGTGTTAATATGGatgtgaatggtcatgtgacATGCGTTGTCATATgtgttaatatggacggagattagttctgctactggagctaataCTCCTGTGTGGACTGagattgttttctaagaaaacgccgtttcaaaataaaaacatagtcGTGTAGATTTTTACGTGTAGATTTTTACGTGTAGATTTTTACGTGtagattttacacatcaaagtttGTTTACAGGTGACGGGAAGTACTACtgcatatgtaaaaaaaaaaaaaaaaaaaaggtgcataAAGTAGTAAACTATAACACTTACTGTATGCTCCTCATGTATTAAAGTATGTAAATGCATTTGTATTTACCAACCCTTTGGCAGGCGTAACCTTCTGGTTCCACTGGTAGAGCGTTGTTTGTGCTGTCTTTGATCATTTACATATCGTTTCCAGACATTGTAATGAGCCCGGTGTTTACTTTGTGTCCACAGCGTCCATCATATTCATCATCTGGACCACCAAGGTCTTCAAGCTGGTCGACTGCCAGACGGTCAGTTTGTTTTCCGTCATTGATTGATTGTTGTATTGTGTTCCGATCCTGTTCCCTTCATAGAGGGTCCTTTTCTTGTTTATACGGAGAGGAAAAGTGaacttttctatttttttatccTTTCCACAGGGTTGGAGGGACTTGTGGGTAGACGATGCCTTCTGGCGGCTCCTGTTCTCCACCATTCTGCTGGTTATCATGGTGCTGCTGCGGCCCTCTGCTAACAACCAGAGGTCAGAGGCAGTCTGGAGCCGGGGCTCATCCTGCAGCCCAAGACCATTTCTCTATATTTGAAGATGCCAGAAGTTGTATTTAGGGATGCACGATATTGGATTTGGGGCGATATTTGATATGCCGATATTTTTACCCCTGAAAAATAAGTTAATTATTTTACTTGTTGGAGAATGAATTATACGCCAGTTCCACATTTTATTTGAGTAAAGCTGTAACAACCAAGCTCCATATGTTTTCTGAGCTGCAAAGTTGaagtaataataatttgtaGCAAGTGGATAACTTAATGAAAGACCAGTTTAACTAACTTCTGTGGAAAAGTTTGAATCATAAATCAATGACTAAGGAACATAGAACAAAATATCCTGTTGAGGTTTCATGACTAATCGGGGTTTTCCCTGGGTTGGTGAGGAagatttctcctcctctgcatatttattgcagCAGCTGGACAAGGAGGTCACTCTAGTATTGATTTTTGACTATTTTACgacgaggggagaacatttctctttat includes:
- the LOC116057350 gene encoding transmembrane protein 87A-like isoform X1, with product MKMPDAQSHRLCFLLFVFVFRLGTAAEVSVWNVDINSTQDAVFRKTLYTNTTIFMKFQGDPASCDRNLAFNISWYLRSSVCYNEVFNTPDNKAMNMFGMDHMLKDGWSGFYSQGYMYFDNCSSLFLPKVYYADFNPYQPLTSPKSDPSNQSLIWPDKPDISAVAKAWEDSPYLFIVKVQPLFRGVEDDDIGAEQLNFAFTMKVEMKGQHDYSSPADWPLMMFFMVMCIVYVLFGALWLFWFACYWRDLLRIQFWIGAVIILGMLEKAVFYSEYQSIRYKGDYIQGAVIFAELLSALKRSLARILVLIVSLGYGIVKPRLGTTVHRLVAVGLLYLLFSSVEGVLRVTGGFYGTVALVANLSLSLIDSCVMWWIFISLSQTTRLLKLRRNVVKLSLYQHFTNTLIFSVVASIIFIIWTTKVFKLVDCQTGWRDLWVDDAFWRLLFSTILLVIMVLLRPSANNQRFSHSPLIDEDDEEEEAKEPMLNEAFEGMKMRGSKPDSNGSQKLLSKEDEDIKWVEENIPTTVADVALPVMLDEEEEILKTKMERSKME
- the LOC116057350 gene encoding transmembrane protein 87A-like isoform X2 produces the protein MKMPDAQSHRLCFLLFVFVFRLGTAAEVSVWNVDINSTQDAVFRKTLYTNTTIFMKFQGDPASCDRNLAFNISWYLRSSVCYNEVFNTPDNKAMNMFGMDHMLKDGWSGFYSQGYMYFDNCSSLFLPKVYYADFNPYQPLTSPKSDPSNQSLIWPDKPDISAVAKAWEDSPYLFIVKVQPLFRGVEDDDIGAEQLNFAFTMKVEMKGQHDYSSPADWPLMMFFMVMCIVYVLFGALWLFWFACYWRDLLRIQFWIGAVIILGMLEKAVFYSEYQSIRYKGDYIQGAVIFAELLSALKRSLARILVLIVSLGYGIVKPRLGTTVHRLVAVGLLYLLFSSVEGVLRVTGGFYGTVALVANLSLSLIDSCVMWWIFISLSQTTRLLKLRRNVVKLSLYQHFTNTLIFSVVASIIFIIWTTKVFKLVDCQTGWRDLWVDDAFWRLLFSTILLVIMVLLRPSANNQRFSHSPLIDEDDEEEEAKEPMLNEAFEGMKMRGSKPDSNGSQKLLSKEDEDIKWVEENIPTTVADVALPVMLDEEEEILKTKMERSKME